In one window of Brassica rapa cultivar Chiifu-401-42 chromosome A07, CAAS_Brap_v3.01, whole genome shotgun sequence DNA:
- the LOC103832179 gene encoding probable methyltransferase PMT10, translated as MKLSDVGLDAVKTPRLVKVIAFAFISITTIFLFNHFSDSFSYPSLISSPEAVQTNATTVSAVSPSPPPRPHLKISPPPLPPTVVRTGIIDENGAMSDTFEIGGFDPGAVDEIKTGNSSSSSEVTGDSKVEFRIEKFSVCDKRKTDHIPCLDNEEEIKRLNSTDRGENYERHCPKERLGCLIPPPDGYKKPIPWPQSRDKIWFNNVPHTRLVEDKGGQNWIRQEKDKFVFPGGGTQFIHGADQYLDQISQMVPGITFGVRTRVALDIGCGVASFGAFLMQRNTTTLSVAPKDVHENQIQFALERGVPAMVAVFATRRLLYPSQAFEMIHCSRCRINWTRDDGILLLEANRMLRAGGYFVWAAQPVYKHEDNLQEQWKEMVDLTNRICWELIKKEGYIAVWRKPLNNSCYNNREAGAKPPLCRPDDDPDDVWYVDMKPCTTRLPETGYGANVSTWPARLHDPPERLQSIQMDAYISRKEIMKAESRFWFETVESYVRVFRWNEFKLRNVLDMKAGFGGFAAALNDLGLDCWVMNVVPTSGFNTLPVIYDRGLVGTMHDWCEPFDTYPRTYDLIHAAFLLSNEKKRCNITNIMVEMDRMLRPGGRVYIRDSLSLMDQLQKIATAIGWRAGVHDTGEGPHASVRILICDKGI; from the exons ATGAAACTCTCCGACGTCGGATTAGACGCAGTGAAGACGCCGAGATTGGTCAAAGTCATCGCCTTTGCGTTCATCTCGATCACAACCATCTTCCTCTTCAACCACTTCTCTGATTCCTTCTCTTACCCATCTCTCATCTCCTCCCCGGAAGCTGTTCAAACCAACGCAACCACCGTCTCCGCCGTGTCCCCATCTCCTCCGCCGCGCCCTCATCTCAAGATCTCCCCTCCGCCTCTCCCACCGACGGTGGTCCGGACGGGAATCATCGACGAGAACGGCGCCATGTCGGACACCTTCGAGATCGGAGGGTTCGATCCCGGCGCCGTCGATGAGATCAAGACCGGAAACTCCTCCTCCTCGTCGGAAGTAACCGGAGACTCAAAAGTCGAGTTTCGGATTGAGAAGTTTAGTGTGTGTGACAAGAGGAAGACGGATCACATTCCATGTTTAGACAACGAAGAAGAGATCAAGAGGTTGAATAGTACCGACAGAGGAGAGAACTACGAGAGGCATTGTCCTAAGGAGAGACTTGGCTGCCTGATTCCGCCGCCAGATGGGTATAAGAAGCCAATCCCATGGCCACAGAGCAGAGACAAG ATATGGTTCAACAATGTGCCTCATACACGCTTAGTGGAAGACAAAGGAGGTCAAAACTGGATAAGACAAGAGAAAGACAAGTTTGTTTTCCCTGGAGGTGGAACTCAGTTCATCCATGGAGCTGATCAGTACTTAGACCAGATCTCTCAG aTGGTTCCCGGGATTACATTTGGTGTACGCACTCGTGTTGCATTGGACATTGGCTGCGGCGTGGCGAGCTTTGGTGCCTTCTTGATGCAGCGTAACACGACAACTTTGTCTGTAGCACCGAAAGATGTCCATGAGAATCAGATACAGTTTGCGTTGGAGCGCGGTGTCCCTGCAATGGTGGCTGTCTTTGCTACACGGAGGTTGTTGTATCCAAGCCAGGCTTTTGAGATGATCCATTGTTCCAGATGCAGAATCAATTGGACCAGAGATG ATGGGATACTTCTTCTTGAAGCTAATAGAATGCTTAGAGCAGGAGGGTACTTTGTTTGGGCTGCACAACCTGTTTACAAACATGAGGATAACTTACAAGAGCAGTGGAAAG AAATGGTGGATCTTACAAACCGAATCTGTTGGGAGCTTATCAAGAAAGAAGGCTATATAGCTGTGTGGAGGAAGCCTCTAAACAATAGCTGCTATAACAACCGTGAAGCTGGAGCAAAGCCTCCTTTGTGCAGACCTGATGATGATCCTGATGATGTTTG GTATGTGGATATGAAACCGTGCACCACGAGATTACCTGAAACTGGCTACGGGGCTAATGTCTCCACATGGCCTGCACGTCTTCATGATCCTCCGGAGAGACTGCAGAGCATTCAAATGGATGCTTATATATCACGGAAGGAGATTATGAAGGCAGAGTCTAGGTTTTGGTTTGAAACAGTAGAGAGCTATGTGCGGGTTTTTCGTTGGAACGAGTTTAAGTTAAGGAATGTTCTTGACATGAAAGCTGGCTTTGGAGG GTTTGCAGCAGCATTAAACGATCTAGGACTTGACTGTTGGGTTATGAACGTTGTTCCCACAAGTGGATTCAACACCTTGCCAGTTATCTACGACCGTGGGCTTGTAGGGACTATGCATGACTG GTGTGAGCCATTTGACACGTACCCAAGAACCTATGACTTAATACATGCTGCATTTCTCTTGTCTAACGAGAAGAAGAG GTGCAACATAACAAACATAATGGTGGAGATGGACAGGATGCTGAGACCTGGAGGAAGGGTTTACATAAGGGACTCACTGTCTTTGATGGACCAACTTCAAAAAATAGCTACAGCCATTGGTTGGAGAGCTGGGGTTCATGATACTGGGGAAGGACCCCACGCAAGCGTTAGGATACTCATTTGCGATAAAGGGATTTGA
- the LOC103832180 gene encoding receptor-like cytosolic serine/threonine-protein kinase RBK2: MIEKHSSVVEEESRLAGRTILVGVKLDAPSRELLTWALVKVAEPGDTVIALHILSNEIVENSSLLSLVKTFDSVLDVYEGFCNLKQVDLKLKLCRGDSPRKMIARESKSFSASKVLVGISKTHHAIRSSASVAKYLAKKLPKDRWVLAVNNGKIVFQREGSVNHPQGEEDVRKNNLLNVLQRSVTLTTTSKVVSHSEEVSKEDESCGQSLKQALVAAARSESCSVCGSINDTTARASDRSEDDDDKCLKAKETVSEKGSTAKLARKQPEAIPGWPLLRRAFTSAAQPVTSHRPLKLPPRSSKQIGYDSITTKKSSPDNSPRKPPKELEGLYERFSSACQVFKYKELVSATSNFSTDNFIGIGGSSRVFRGCLSNGREVAVKILKQTEDILNDFVAEIEIITSLPHKNVISLMGFCFEDNNLLLVYNYLSRGSLEENLHGDKKDPLAFGWSQRFKVAVGVAEALDYLHNTASQPVIHRDVKSSNILLSNDYEPQVSDFGLARWASISTTHIVCSDVAGTFGYLAPEYFMYGKVNDKIDVYAFGVVLLELLSGRKPISSGCPKGQESLVLWAKPILDDGKYSQLLDSSLKDNNNGDQMQRMALAATLCIRRSPQARPKMSIVLKLLKGDEDTLKWAMQQVSSSSDESEMLKDEECQRSDLQSHLKVALLDVEDDSLSMGSFDQGFSVEDYLKGRNSLD, from the exons ATGATAGAGAAACATAGCTCCGTCGTCGAGGAAGAATCACGATTAGCTGGCCGTACGATTCTCGTCGGCGTGAAGCTAGACGCACCGAGCAGAGAGCTACTCACTTGGGCTCTCGTTAAAGTCGCCGAGCCTGGTGATACCGTCATCGCTCTTCACATTCTCAGCAACG aGATTGTTGAAAACTCTTCGCTTCTCTCATTGGTGAAGACTTTCGACTCTGTTCTCGACGTTTACGAAGGCTTCTGCAATCTAAAACAG GTGGATCTGAAGCTGAAGCTGTGTCGTGGCGACTCACCTCGCAAGATGATAGCTAGAGAATCCAAATCGTTCTCTGCGTCCAAAGTTTTAGTTGGAATCTCTAAAACTCATCACGCGATTCGTTCATCAGCTTCTGTTGCTAAGTACTTAGCTAAGAAGCTTCCAAAGGATCGTTGGGTTCTTGCTGTTAACAACGGTAAGATCGTGTTCCAGAGAGAAGGGTCCGTTAACCATCCTCAAG GTGAGGAAGATGTAAGGAAGAACAACTTGTTGAATGTGCTTCAGAGATCGGTTACATTAACTACCACTTCCAAAGTCGTTAGCCATTCAGAGGAGGTCTCCAAGGAAGATGAATCTTGTGGTCAGAGTTTGAAGCAAGCCTTAGTGGCTGCTGCTCGTTCTGAGAGTTGTTCGGTTTGTGGTTCTATAAATGATACAACTGCTAGAGCTTCGGATAGgagtgaagatgatgatgataagtgTCTCAAAGCAAAGGAGACTGTGTCTGAGAAAGGTTCTACAGCTAAACTGGCTAGGAAACAGCCTGAAGCTATACCAGGTTGGCCTTTGCTTCGCCGAGCTTTTACTTCGGCAGCACAACCAGTTACATCTCATAGGCCTTTGAAGCTTCCTCCGAGGAGCAGTAAGCAGATTGGTTATGACTCTATCACCACCAAGAAGTCTTCTCCTGACAATAGTCCAAGAAAGCCACCTAAGGAGCTAGAGGGACTCTATGAGAGGTTCTCATCAGCTTGTCAGGTCTTCAAATACAAGGAGCTTGTTTCAGCAACCTCAAACTTCTCCACTG ATAATTTCATCGGTATAGGAGGCAGCAGCCGAGTTTTTAGAGGCTGTTTATCCAACGGAAGAGAAGTAGCTGTGAAGATCCTCAAACAAACCGAAGATATCTTGAATGATTTCGTGGCTGAGATCGAGATTATCACATCGTTACCCCATAAGAACGTTATCTCCCTTATGGGCTTTTGCTTTGAAGACAACAACTTGTTACTTGTATATAATTATCTCTCAAGAGGAAGCCTAGAAGAGAATCTTCACG GAGACAAGAAAGATCCTCTTGCGTTTGGTTGGAGCCAGAGGTTTAAAGTAGCTGTGGGAGTAGCAGAGGCATTAGACTATCTGCATAACACTGCTTCACAACCTGTCATTCACAGAGATGTTAAGTCATCAAACATACTCTTATCTAATGATTATGAGCCACAG GTTTCTGATTTTGGGCTGGCGAGGTGGGCGTCTATATCTACAACTCACATTGTCTGCTCAGATGTGGCTGGAACCTTTGG CTACTTGGCTCCTGAGTACTTCATGTATGGGAAGGTGAATGATAAGATAGATGTGTATGCATTTGGTGTTGTTCTGCTTGAGCTGCTTTCTGGAAGGAAACCTATTAGCAGTGGATGTCCAAAGGGACAAGAGAGTCTTGTCTTGTGG GCTAAACCAATTCTAGACGATGGGAAGTATTCTCAGCTACTAGACTCTAGTTTGAAGGATAACAACAATGGTGACCAGATGCAGAGGATGGCGTTAGCTGCTACTCTTTGTATCCGACGTAGTCCTCAAGCTAGACCAAAAATGAGCATA GTCTTAAAGCTACTCAAAGGCGATGAAGACACGCTCAAATGGGCAATGCAACAAGTGAGTAGCTCCTCAGATGAATCAGAGATGCTCAAGGATGAGGAATGTCAAAGATCTGACTTGCAGTCACACCTTAAAGTAGCGCTTCTTGATGTTGAAGATGACTCTCTCTCCATGGGAAGCTTTGACCAAGGCTTCTCTGTTGAGGATTATCTCAAAGGCAGAAACTCCCTTGACTGA